One genomic region from Leifsonia sp. Root1293 encodes:
- the cydB gene encoding cytochrome d ubiquinol oxidase subunit II, whose product MDLPTLWFWIIAGLFIGYFVLDGFDFGVGMSLPFLGRDEADRRVLINTIGPVWDLNETWLIVAGACLFAAFPEWYATLFSGFYLALLLILLALIVRGVSFEYRHQRPESQWKAWFDGMIIVGSAVPALLWGVAFANIVQGVPLDAGHNYTGTLIDLLNPYALLGGLTTLLLFFTHGVVFVSLKTTDEMRMRARNLAVRSGLVTIVVAALFLVWTAFIAEFAFMYLVLAALAAVSLIGSWYLNRAGSEGWSFALGAATIAFAVLALFTALFPEVMPASNDPANSLTIANASSSSYTLTVMSWTALVFLPLILAYQGWTYWIFRKRVTRAHVEAAQH is encoded by the coding sequence ATGGATCTGCCCACCCTCTGGTTCTGGATCATCGCCGGTCTGTTCATCGGCTACTTCGTACTCGACGGCTTCGACTTCGGCGTCGGCATGTCGCTGCCGTTCCTCGGCAGGGACGAGGCCGACCGCCGAGTGCTCATCAACACGATCGGCCCGGTCTGGGATCTCAACGAGACCTGGCTCATCGTGGCCGGCGCCTGCCTGTTCGCAGCCTTCCCCGAGTGGTACGCGACACTCTTCAGCGGGTTCTACCTCGCCCTGCTCCTCATCCTGCTGGCCCTGATCGTGCGCGGGGTGTCCTTCGAGTATCGGCACCAGCGCCCCGAGTCGCAGTGGAAGGCGTGGTTCGACGGCATGATCATCGTCGGCTCCGCGGTTCCGGCCCTGCTCTGGGGTGTCGCGTTCGCCAACATCGTCCAGGGCGTTCCGCTCGACGCTGGCCACAACTACACCGGCACCCTGATCGACCTGCTGAACCCGTACGCCCTCCTCGGCGGCCTCACGACGCTGCTGCTGTTCTTCACCCACGGCGTCGTCTTCGTCTCGCTGAAGACGACGGACGAGATGCGGATGCGGGCCCGGAACCTCGCAGTGCGCTCGGGGCTCGTCACGATCGTCGTCGCCGCGCTGTTCCTGGTCTGGACGGCGTTCATCGCGGAGTTCGCCTTCATGTACCTGGTGCTCGCAGCCCTCGCCGCCGTGTCGCTGATCGGCTCGTGGTACCTCAACCGCGCCGGATCGGAAGGCTGGTCGTTCGCCCTCGGCGCGGCCACCATCGCCTTCGCCGTACTCGCCCTCTTCACGGCGCTGTTCCCCGAAGTGATGCCGGCATCGAACGACCCGGCCAACAGCCTCACGATCGCGAACGCGTCGAGCTCGAGCTACACGCTCACGGTGATGAGCTGGACGGCGCTGGTGTTCCTGCCGCTGATCCTGGCCTACCAGGGCTGGACCTACTGGATCTTCCGCAAGCGCGTGACGAGAGCGCACGTCGAGGCGGCGCAGCACTGA